From Chitinivorax sp. B:
CATTGGTAGTGAAGGCCACACGATTGGTGAAGTGGTTTTCAACACCGCCATGACTGGCTATCAGGAAATCCTGACCGATCCGTCCTACTACAAGCAATTGGTTACACTAACCTATCCGCACATCGGCAATGTCGGGGTCAATCAGGAAGATGCCGAATCCCGCAAGGTGTTCGCATCCGGTCTGATCATTCGCAATCTGCCGCTGACTGCCTCCAACTGGCGCAGTGAGCAAAGCCTGTCTGACTACCTGAAGGCGAACAATGTTGTGGCAATTGCTGAAATCGACACACGTAAGCTGACCCGTATCCTGCGTGAAAAGGGCGCTCAGCCTGGTTGCATCATCACTGGCGACAATATTGACGCTGCCAAGGCAGTTGAAATGGCCAAGAGCTTTGGTTCCATGGCTGGTCAGGATCTGGCCAAGGTGGTCACCAGCGAGAAAGCCTACGAATGGTCTACCCGTGAATGGAAGCTGGGTGCTGGTTATACCGAGCAGACTGCGTCCAAATTCCACGTGGTTGCCTTCGACTATGGCGTAAAGCACAACATCCTGCGTATGTTGGCTGAGCGTGGTTGCAAGTTGACCGTATTGCCAGCCACTGCCACGGCGGAAGAAGCGCTTAGCCACAACCCGGATGGTATCTTCCTGTCCAATGGCCCGGGTGATCCGGAGCCATGTGATTACGCAATCAAAGCAATCCAGACACTGCTGGACAAGAATCTACCGATTTTTGGTATTTGTTTAGGCCACCAACTGCTGGGTTTGGCCGCCGGTGGCAAGACCAGCAAAATGAAGTTTGGTCACCATGGTGCTAACCATCCGGTGCAGGATCTGGATAATAAGCAAGTCATGATTACCAGTCAGAATCATGGCTTTCAGGTTGACGAAGCCAGTTTGCCGGCCAATGTGCGCATTACACATCGTTCGCTGTTTGATGGTACGGTGCAGGGTATCGCGCTCACCGATAAACTGGCTTATAGCTTCCAGGGTCATCCAGAAGCCAGCCCTGGCCCGCATGACGTGGCTTACCTGTTCGACAAGTTCATCAAGCTGATGGCTGAACGTAAGTAATTAAGGATTCACTATGCCAAAACGGACAGACATCAAGAGCATCCTGATCATCGGCGCTGGCCCGATCGTCATCGGCCAGGCTTGCGAATTCGACTACTCTGGCGCACAAGCTTGCAAAGCGCTGCGTGAAGAGGGTTACAAGGTGATTCTGGTCAATTCGAACCCCGCGACCATCATGACCGACCCGAACATGGCGGACGTGACCTATATCGAACCGATTACTTGGCAGATGGTTGAGAAAATCATTGCCAAGGAGCGTCCAGATGCCATTCTGCCCACCATGGGTGGCCAGACTGCACTGAACTGTGCGCTGGATCTGTGGCGCAACGGCGTGCTCGACAAGTACAAGGTCGAGCTGATCGGTGCAACACCGGAAGCTATCGACAAAGCGGAAGATCGCGGCAAGTTCAAACTGGCGATGGAAAAGATCGGCCTGTCCTGCCCGAAATCTTTCATTGCACACACGATGGAAGAAGCGCTGGCGGCACAAGCTGAAGTCAACTTCCCGACACTGATCCGTCCTTCATTCACCATGGGCGGCTCTGGCGGTGGTATTGCGTACAATAAAGAAGAATTCCTCGAAATTTGTACCCGTGGCTTTGAAGCCTCGCCAACCCACGAATTGCTGATCGAGCAATCAGTGTTGGGTTGGAAAGAGTATGAGATGGAAGTAGTGCGCGACCATGCCGATAATTGCATCATCATCTGCTCGATCGAAAACTTCGATCCGATGGGGGTGCACACTGGCGATTCCATTACCGTCGCACCAGCACAAACACTGACCGACAAGGAATACCAGATCATGCGTAACGCCAGCCTGGCGGTATTGCGTGAAATAGGTGTTGATACCGGTGGTTCCAATGTTCAATTTGCGGTCAATCCTGCCAATGGAGAGATGATCGTCATCGAGATGAATCCACGCGTATCCCGTTCATCTGCGCTGGCTTCCAAGGCAACCGGTTTCCCAATTGCCAAAGTTGCGGCTAAGCTGGCTGTTGGCTTTACGTTGGATGAGCTGAAGAACGATATCACCGGTGGCAAGACCCCGGCATCGTTCGAGCCGTCCATAGATTATGTTGTGACCAAGATTCCAAAGTTTGCCTTCGAGAAATTCCCGCAAGCCAATGACCGCCTGACGACACAGATGAAGTCCGTTGGTGAAGTCATGGCCATTGGCCGTACTTTCCAGGAATCGCTGCAGAAGGCGTTGCGTGGTTTGGAAACTGGTCATTATGGTCTGGATGAGATCACCAGTGATCTGGAAAAGATCGAAACCGAGCTCGGTGACCCAGGCCCTGAGCGTATCTGGTATGTGGCGGATGCCTTCCGCGCTGGTATGACACTTGAAGAAATTCATGCCCATACGCATATCGATGTTTGGTTCCTGATCCAGATCGAAGATCTGATTAAGGAAGAGCAAGCATTGAAGGGCCGTGACCTCAGTGGGGTGGATGCAGAAACCATGCGTCGCCTCAAGCGTAAAGGTTTCTCGGATCGTCGAATTTCTACTTTGCTTGGCGAGCATCAGAGCAATGTTCGCAAGCATCGCTGGGAATTGGGGGTGCGCCCGGTCTACAAGCGTGTTGATACGTGTGCAGCTGAGTTCTCAACGGATACTGCGTACATGTACTCAACCTATGAGGACGAGTGCGAGTCTCAGCCAAGTGATCGCAAGAAGATCATCGTGCTGGGTGGCGGGCCGAACCGGATTGGCCAAGGGATCGAATTTGACTACTGCTGCGTGCATGCCGCGCTGGCTTTGCGTGAAGATGGTTTCGAGACCATCATGGTCAACTGTAACCCTGAGACGGTGTCGACAGACTATGACACGTCTGATCGACTGTACTTCGAACCGCTGACGCTGGAAGATGTCTTGGAGATTGT
This genomic window contains:
- the carB gene encoding carbamoyl-phosphate synthase large subunit produces the protein MPKRTDIKSILIIGAGPIVIGQACEFDYSGAQACKALREEGYKVILVNSNPATIMTDPNMADVTYIEPITWQMVEKIIAKERPDAILPTMGGQTALNCALDLWRNGVLDKYKVELIGATPEAIDKAEDRGKFKLAMEKIGLSCPKSFIAHTMEEALAAQAEVNFPTLIRPSFTMGGSGGGIAYNKEEFLEICTRGFEASPTHELLIEQSVLGWKEYEMEVVRDHADNCIIICSIENFDPMGVHTGDSITVAPAQTLTDKEYQIMRNASLAVLREIGVDTGGSNVQFAVNPANGEMIVIEMNPRVSRSSALASKATGFPIAKVAAKLAVGFTLDELKNDITGGKTPASFEPSIDYVVTKIPKFAFEKFPQANDRLTTQMKSVGEVMAIGRTFQESLQKALRGLETGHYGLDEITSDLEKIETELGDPGPERIWYVADAFRAGMTLEEIHAHTHIDVWFLIQIEDLIKEEQALKGRDLSGVDAETMRRLKRKGFSDRRISTLLGEHQSNVRKHRWELGVRPVYKRVDTCAAEFSTDTAYMYSTYEDECESQPSDRKKIIVLGGGPNRIGQGIEFDYCCVHAALALREDGFETIMVNCNPETVSTDYDTSDRLYFEPLTLEDVLEIVHVEKPVGVIVQYGGQTPLKLAKPLEANGVPIIGTTPDMIDAAEDRERFQKLLHELGLRQPPNRTARTPGEAIQLAQEIGYPLVVRPSYVLGGRAMEIVHAQADLERYMREAVKVSNDSPVLLDRFLNDAIEVDVDAISDGERVLIGGIMEHIEQAGVHSGDSACSLPPFSLSQEKQDELRRQTVAMAKALNVVGLMNVQFAIQNGDVYVLEVNPRASRTVPYVSKATSLPLAKIAARCMAGISLDAQGVQQEVIPPYYSVKEAVFPFIKFPGVDTILGPEMKSTGEVMGVGATFAEAFMKSQLAASIKLPTSGSIFISVKQQDKAGVVEVARNLHELGFGLLATKGTAAAIAEAGIPVTAVNKVNEGRPNIVDLIKNDQVQMVINTVEEKRSAIQDSYYIRHAAQQARLTIYTTLAGARAATIGMAHMAELQVYDLQGLHAQLAENR
- the carA gene encoding glutamine-hydrolyzing carbamoyl-phosphate synthase small subunit; the encoded protein is MSHTKSALLALADGTLFHGISIGSEGHTIGEVVFNTAMTGYQEILTDPSYYKQLVTLTYPHIGNVGVNQEDAESRKVFASGLIIRNLPLTASNWRSEQSLSDYLKANNVVAIAEIDTRKLTRILREKGAQPGCIITGDNIDAAKAVEMAKSFGSMAGQDLAKVVTSEKAYEWSTREWKLGAGYTEQTASKFHVVAFDYGVKHNILRMLAERGCKLTVLPATATAEEALSHNPDGIFLSNGPGDPEPCDYAIKAIQTLLDKNLPIFGICLGHQLLGLAAGGKTSKMKFGHHGANHPVQDLDNKQVMITSQNHGFQVDEASLPANVRITHRSLFDGTVQGIALTDKLAYSFQGHPEASPGPHDVAYLFDKFIKLMAERK